A section of the Phaseolus vulgaris cultivar G19833 chromosome 8, P. vulgaris v2.0, whole genome shotgun sequence genome encodes:
- the LOC137825021 gene encoding germin-like protein subfamily 1 member 7 has product MEEACKKAHMELVVSLEVHANNVLPKHLFLFDVENFIGLLFVNGKFCKDTKVVKAEDFFKHVEPAKTENPLGSQVTQVFVDQLPGLNTLGISLARIDFAPKGLNPPHTHPRGTEILIVVEGTLYVGFVTSNQDGNRLFTKVLNKGDVFVFPIGLIHFQLNVGYGNAVAIAGLSSQNPGTITIANALFKSDPPISPEVLTKAFQVDKSTIDYLQKQSWYDNN; this is encoded by the coding sequence TAACGTCTTACCGAAACACTTATTTCTTTTTGATGTGGAAAATTTCATCGGTCTTCTCTTTGTGAATGGAAAATTCTGCAAAGATACGAAGGTGGTGAAAGCTGAAGATTTCTTCAAGCATGTGGAACCTGCGAAGACTGAGAATCCACTAGGATCACAAGTGACTCAAGTGTTTGTTGATCAACTACCTGGACTAAACACATTGGGCATATCTTTGGCTCGCATAGATTTTGCACCAAAGGGTTTAAACCCTCCCCACACTCACCCTCGGGGCACAGAGATCCTTATTGTTGTTGAGGGTACTCTTTATGTTGGATTTGTTACTTCCAATCAAGATGGAAACCGTCTCTTTACCAAAGTTTTGAACAAGGGCGATGTCTTTGTCTTCCCAATTGGTCTCATTCATTTCCAACTTAATGTTGGATACGGCAATGCTGTTGCAATTGCTGGTCTTAGCAGCCAAAATCCAGGAACTATCACTATtgcaaatgctttgtttaaATCTGATCCACCTATTTCTCCTGAGGTTCTAACCAAGGCTTTTCAGGTCGACAAGAGCACAATTGATTATCTTCAAAAGCAATCTTGGTATGACAACAACTAA